The DNA sequence CCAGACTCGCGTGCTCTCGCGCAGCGCCTATTTCATCATCGCCCTGCTGGGCTTGGCCTTCGTGCTGCTGACCTTGCCCGGCGCGCGCCAGTTCGGTGCCAGCCTGCTGGCTTCGGCGGGCGTGGCCGGGATCGTCGCCGGTATTGCCGCCAAGCCGGTATTGGGCAACTTCTTTGCCGGTCTGCAGATCGCCTTTTCGCAGCCGATCCGCATCGATGACGTCTTGATCGTCAAGGGGGAATGGGGTCGCGTGGAAGAAATCACCGGTACCTTCGTGGTGGTCAGGATCTGGGATGAGCGCCGCATGATCGTGCCGCTGCAATGGTTCATCGAAAATCCCTTCGAGAACTGGACCCATACCTCTTCCACCATCCTGGGCACGGTCTTCCTGTGGCTGGACTTCTCGGTGCCCACGGCGGCCATTCGGGCCGAATTCGAGCGGGTCTGTCAGACCCTGCCCTTGTGGGATGGGCGGGTCTGCGTCATGCACGTCACCGACGCCAGCGAGCGCACCATGCAGGTCCGCCTGCTGGTCTCGGCCAGGGATTCCGGCAGCGCCTTCGACCTGCGCTGCCAGATTCGCGAGCACATGATCAGCTTCATCGCCACCCACTACCCCGACGCCCTGCCCCGCCTGCGCGCGGACGTCTCGGCACGCAACCAGCCCGACGCGCTCGATACCGTGATCGACGGGCCGCCGGGCGAGAAGACGGCAGACTGAAACCGTCATTTTTTATGGCTCGCAACCCTAACTATTTCAGGGCGGAGAATTTTTCGTGGAGGGGGAATTTGCTCTCCGATAACTCGTGCTTGTAGAGGCCATGCTGTCTGAGGTAAAAACTTAGAAAGTGAAATCGACGAATCTAAGGAATGGGAAGTCAACAACCTTAGAAAATGCAAATCCCAAAAAGACAAATTCAGGCGGGCCACGCTACTTGCGACAGAGGGAGAGAGTGTCGCTTTCGTGGGCCCGCCTGAGGAGAAACGCTGGCGTGGTAGCGGCCATTGCCGCCAGTGGATGTACTTACTGATTGGAGATGCTCAGTTCGCCATTGGCACGTGCCTGGACCAGCTCGGCGCGTACTTCATCACGGGTCTTGGTCGAGGCCACCGGCTTGACTTCCTGGTCGCGATCGCTCACCAGCAATTCACCATTGGCGCGCGCCTGCTTGAGTTCGGCGATCACGTCGGCACGGGTCTTGGTGGAGGTGAAACGGGTTTCGGCGGGATACGGAGCCTCGGCCATGGCGGCGCCAATGGCGGTGGTCAACAGCAGACCTGCAAACAGGTTCTTGGCAATGTTCTTGGTGTTCATGATGGTTCCTTTGTGAGTGAGGAGATGAGTACATCAACCCGGGCCAACGCATGTGGTTCAGTCGTTGTGTGCTGTCATCGTGAAACCAAGTTTAGAGATCATCGGCGGTCGGATAAAGACGCGGAATCGGAATTCATCGTTCCGAATTTCAGAACAAGCGCAGCGATCATGGCAGGTTCATGGATGCGTTCATCAACTTAGAAAACCATTGAACTAAAACTTATAAATGGAAAATACAAAAACTTAGAGATGGTTTTTATTCAAGGAAGGTGGAAAAGAACGAAATACAGAGGGAAAACGGAAAGGAAAACGGCAGAGGGAATAGAGGAGAAAACTTAGAAAATGGCCGTATGAAAAAACCAGAAACGCGGCCACGAAATGAAAGTGAAAACAGGACAGGCGGACCCCACTACCGGCGACCGAGGGGAGAGGGTGTCGCTTTCATGGGGCCCGCCTGGGGAGAGACTGACGCAGCGGGTTGGCCGCTGCGCTTGTTGCGCCTCCACCCGGCATGGTGGCGCCGGGGGAAGGAGACTTGCGGATCGTCCGATTTACAGCGAGCGATCCGGGGCGTTGCTCACTGCGTTGCCCTGGCTACGGGCTTGTTGCAGTTCCTGTTGCACTTGCTGGCGGGTCAGGGTCGAGTGGAAGGGCTTGTCGGCCGGATACTGGTCGCTCACCAGCAGCTCGCCATTGGCGCGGGCTTGTTGCAGTTCGGCGCGCACTTCGGCACGGGTCTTGGTGGAGACGAAGGGCTTGTCCACCGGATATTGGTCGGTCACCAGCAGTTCACCGTTGGCGCGGGCTTGCTGCAGTTCGGCCACGACCTCGGCGCGGCTCTTGGTCGAGACGATCTGGGTCTCGGCCGGATACGGGGCTTCAGCCATGGCGGCGCCAACGGCGGTACTCAACAGCAGGCCTGCAAACAGGTTCTTGGCAATGTTCTTGGTGTTCATGATCGTTCCTTTGTGAGTGAGGAGATGCGCACGGCAAGCTGTGACTACGCTTGTGGTTCAGTCGTTGTGTGCTGTCATCGTGAGACCAAGTGTAGAGACCCAAGGCCGCCGGAAAAAGAAGACAAACCGGAATACATCATTCCAGAAAGACGAACAATCAGTTTTTTCGATCCTGTGCTGCGATTTTTATATCGCAACTGCACATCAAAAAAGGAAAGATTGTGAAGAAAAAAACGGTCGAGATTATTCAATAAGCCTATGATAAATAAGGAATAAATCTAATCATTGGGCTTTTCCGGCTTGTTGTCTACGTCATATCTTTTGCGATGCCGCAAAGATTTTCCGACCGAAAAGCTTCAAGATTCAAGGAACTTGTTCAATAGATTTGAGTAAGTTTTTCAGGCAGACGTTGTATTCGATAAGAGATAACGAAGCTGGCCGTGGTTGCTGCCGCGCCCTCACCCCCTGACAGGAGTCGTCCGATGAAAACCGCCCTCGCCCTGCGTCATGTACCCAACGAAGATCTGGGCCAACTGGCCCCGCTGTTGTTGGGCAACGGCTACCAGATCCGCTATGTCGAGGTGGGAGTGGATGCCTTGGTCGATGTTTCGCCGCTGGATGCGGACCTGGTCATCGTGCTGGGTGGCCCGGTCGCGGTCTATGACAGCGACGCCTATCCTTGGCTGCGCGCCGAAGTCGCCTGGCTGCGGGCGCGGATGTTGGAAGATCTGCCCACCCTGGGCATCTGCCTCGGTGCGCAGTTGATGGCGGCGGCCTTGCACGCGCGTGTCTATCCCGGTAGCTGTGGCAAGGAGATCGGCTGGGCCAGCCTGCAGCCCGGCCAGCATCTGGCCGATTCGCCCTGGTTGCGCGAGGTGGTGGAGCAGCAGACCCCGGTGCTGCATTGGCACGGCGATACCTTCGACCTGCCGGCCGGGGCGCGTCACCTGGCTGCATCGGCCAGGTATCCGCACCAGGCCTTTGCTTGGGGGCGCCATTGCCTGGCGTTGCAATTCCACCCGGAAGTGGACGTGCGCACGGTGGAGCACTGGCTGGTCAGTCACGCCCATGAGATTGCTCACACCCGCGACATCAGCGTGGCGCGCCTGCGTGCCGATGCGCAGCGTCACGGCCCCCAGTTCGAAGCGGCCATGCTGCGCTTCTGGCAGGGCTGGCTGGACAGCCTGCCGGGTCAGCAGCATTACATCACGCAGCGCCGCCGCCGCGCCTGACTACCGCCCCCGGCCCCGCCTGGATCTGGGCACACCCACACCCAGCAAGGGTGGCAATGCGGCAGCCAGGGCATCGATCACGGTGCGTATCCGCAGGGGCAAGTGGCGCGTCGGTGACCAGGCTAGATGCATGTCGATGGTGGCGAAGGATTCCTCGGGCATCAGCTTGACCAGTCGTCCCGCCTTGACGTGTGTGCTGATGAGCCAGCACGGCAGGTGCGCCAGTCCGGCCCCGGCGACGGTGGCCGCGGCAATCGCTTCGAGATCGTCAAAGTGCAGGCGGCTGGTCACCGGGGCCATGCGCACTTTGCCTTCTTCATCCCGGATCGGCCAACCCGTTGTCTTGCCATAGAGAATGGCGTGATGGCGTGCCAGGTCGCTGAAGTGGCGCGGCCGGCCGTGATCGGCCAGATACTGCGGCGAGGCGCACAGCATCATGGTCTGCACGCCCATCTTGCGCGCCACCAGATGGCTGGTATCGGGCAAGGGGCCGCTGCGCAGCACCAGGTCCACGCCTTCCTCGACCAGGTCGACCCGACGATCAGTGAAGGAGGCCGTGATATCCAGTTGCGGCCAGCGCCGCGCCAGTTCCACCAGCACCGGTGCCACGCACATGCGCCCGAACAGCACCGGGCTACTGATGTGTACCCGTCCCGTGGGTTCGCATCGCCCTTCGGCCACCAGCGCCTGGCCGCTTTCCAGTTCTTCCAGTGCGCGCAGGCAGCGCTGGTAATAGGCGCGCCCTTCCTCGGTCAGGCTCTGGCTGCGTGTGTTGCGCAGGAACAGGCGCACGCCCAGTCGTTCTTCCAGACGCGCAATGCTCTTGCCCACCGCTGAACGCGACAGGTGCAGACGCTGTGCTGCGCGGATGAAACTACCCGCCTCCACCGCCTGGATGAAGACGGCAATGCCATTGAAGCTATCCATGGATCCTCCTTTGCCAGGCGGGATTGTGCACCGCGCTGGCAAGCATTGGCGAAATCAGCGCTACAAAGCAGGGAAAAATCGTCGCCACTACGATGTTGGTGCGGCCCATAGACTGGTGTCCTGTTCGCAGTTCGGCGTGAGCCCTTGGTCTCACGCACGACCTATCACCATCACCTATCGTTCGCTCAAGGAGCAACCATGGACCAGACCATGCGCCGTTGGCGCCTGCATCAATTCGGCAAGCAGCACCTGCAACTGGAGACCCTGCCCATCGAGCAGCCGGCACCTGGACAGATTCTGGTGCGCGTGCGCGCCGTTGCGCTCAATTACCGGGACAAGATGAATATCGATAGCGGCAGCGGTGGCCCGCAAGTGCAGCTACCTTTCACGCCCGCCTCCGACATGGCGGGTGAAGTCGTGGCGGTGGGCGCTGGCGTGCGCCGCTTCGCGCCGGGGGCACGCGTCATCTCTACGTTCTGGGGCGGCTGGCTGGACGGCCACTGGCCGCCGCAAGCTGTAGCCTTGGGTGCACCGGGCCCGGGGATGCTGGCCCAGTACGTGCTGCTCGATGAGGATTGGGCCGTGGCCGCACCGCTTACCCTGAGTGATGCCCAGGCCAGCACGCTGCCCTGCGCCGGTCTCACCGCCTGGACCGCGCTGATCGAACAGGGCCAATTGCACGCCGGCCAGACGGTGGTGTTGCAGGGAACCGGTGGCGTGGCGCTGTTCGGGCTGCAACTGGCGGCCGCACAGGGTGCGCGCACCATCGTCATTTCCGGCGATGCGGGCAAGCTGGAGCGCGCGCTCGCAATGGGCGCCACGCACGGCATCCTGCGCAGTCTTCATCCTCAATGGCAGCATCAGGTACGCGAGATGACCCAGGGCCGTGGTGCCGACCACGTGCTGGAACTGGTCGGTGGCGAGAACGTGGAACGCTCGCTGCAAGCGCTCACGCAAGGCGGTCGTCTGTCGCTGATAGGCTTGCTGGGCGACATGCGGCTGCAAGCCTCAAGCATCCCGCTGCTGCTGGGTCGCCAGAGTATCCAGGGCATCGGCGTGGGCCATCGCCGTGCGCTGGAAGACTTGGTGCGTGCAGTCGATCAGCTGGGCCTGGTGCCGATGGTCGAGCAGGAATATGGATTTGCCGAGTTGCCCGAGGCGCTGGCGCATCTGGAACGCGGCGCCTTCGGCAAGGTGGTGGTACGGGTCGATGGCTAGGGCGCTAAGGCCTGTTTCTGCTTGTTACGATTGCTTGCATCGTTCACCATCGCTTGCATTTCTGTCCGAACCTTCATGTCGGCAACACGTTCAGAGCAACACGTATGACGCAACATCGCGTGGGAATGTGGGTATGGATACCCGGCAATTTGCGTCATCGCGGAAGCGCGGAATCAGACCTTGTCCGACATAGCGCAACAGCCAACTTGCCTATAGTAGCGACATGGATCGTCATCGATCCCGCATCCTGTTTCTCGATATCGAAGCCACGGGCTTTCCGATAAACACAACCCAAGGAGGTACATATGAAGACTCGTCATATCCTGATCTCGACCCTGTTCATGGCCCTGGCCGGTAGCGCCATGGCCCAGAATGCCCCGACCAGCGGCAATGCCGTGGACACCGCCCCGGGCACTTCGATGAACTCGGCGACGACGCCGTCGGCCGTGCCGTCCAACGATCCGTTCGTCCAGAAGCGCCAGGCCGATGCCGACGCCAAGGCCGAGTACAAGGCCCAGAAAAAGGCTGCCAAGCAAGAGTACAAATCCGACAAGAAGGCTGCCAAGGCGCAGCTGAAGCAGGAAAAGACGGAGTCCACCGCCCAGCGCAATGAAGCCTTGGCGACCACTCCCAAGACCAAGACCGACACTACGCACTGACGTTTGAGTGGGATGCGGTGATGAAGCGCCCCGGCTGCGGCCGGGGCGTTTTATTTTGCGTTGTGGACGTCACCTCGACGGTCTTGCTCGCCACTGAATGATTGAACGGAACAGGCTCTAGAAAGGAAAGGGCAAAAAGCCGACGCAGCTAGTTGCTCTTGAAGCGTCCCAGCACTGAATTGGCCTGGCGCAGGAAGGCACGCGGATGCGCCTCGACCAGTTGCTCCAGCGCCGGCAACATGCGCTCCAGGGCGATGGTGAGCGCAATGTCGCTGATCTCCTCGCCCCACAACACCTTCTGTACGAAGGCGGCCGGGCCGATCTCGGCTATCAGCCCCATGCTCATCTGACGCTCCAGGGTATCAAGGCGTGGGCCGAAGGTCTGGTCGAAGATGCGCATGATGGCCTCTTCCAGTTCGACCCATTGGACTTGGTGGGCGGTCTGGTCGAGATCGTCGGCATCGTCGTCGGCATCTTGCTGTGCCTGTTGCAAGGAGACCGGATCAATGGGGGCCGGCATCTGGCTATTGTCGATGAGTGCGCTGGCTTCGCCTGCCATGCGACTCAACTGTTGCACCTGCAGCGTCAATGCACTGATTTCGGCCAACAGGCTGCGCAGCGGCATCTGCTGCGGCATATCGGATTCGGCTGGACCTGCTGAATGTGGAGTCATGTTGTGGTGGTCGCTCAGGCCGCCAGGCCCATTTCCATGCAAGCTGCTTGAATCGATCGTTCCGGCGCTGCCGCTCCCCGGCGCTGGGAGCGCCCGGCCCCAGCTGTCCGGCTTGTCGCGCTCGGCATTAATTTCCACAAGGAAATAAATCGAAGTATAGTGCGCTGCAATAATTTACGCATGGAAAATTCTGTGAGATTCGGCGAAGAAGCGACACATTTGGCGAATTTATTGTCTAGATAATAAAAGAAAAACCACGTGTTGCGTTTATTTTATTGCTAATAATCTAACATTTCTGTGAGGATTCCCGGCAGCCCGCTGCGGCATATGGTCGCAGCCGCCGCCGCTCAAGCCCACCTGGCGCGCTTGCCCGAATTGACCGATTACTTCAGTCAGGCACTTATCAGGGTGAAGCAATATAATGAGAATCGTTACTGAATCCTGATCAGAATAAAAAGCCATGCGTCTTACTGAACTAGCCAAGGGCGTTGCCGCCATCGTCGATCATGTCACCGATGCGCACGCTGGCGATGCCGTCGCCGCACGTCTGCGTGACCTCGGTTTCGTGCGCGGAGAACCGGTGCGCATCGTCGCCAGCGCGCCCTTTGGCGGTGACCCCATCGTGGTGCAGATCGGCTCGACGCGCTTTGCGTTGCGGCGCGCCGAAGCCGAGCGGGTCACGCTGCAGGCCTCGGATGTCCAAGGAATGGCAGCATGAACGGTGCCGCGCTCAATATCGCTCTGGTGGGCAATCCCAATTGCGGCAAGACGGCACTGTTCAACCAGTTGACCGGGGCGCGCCAGAAGGTGGCCAACTACGCCGGCGTGACAGTGGAGCGCAAATCCGGCGCCTTCACCGCCCCTTCCGGCCGCCAGGTACGTGTGGTCGATCTGCCGGGCGCATACAGCCTGCAATCGGTCAGCCCTGATGAGCGCGTCACGCAAGCGGTGCTGCAGGGCCGCTATCCGGGCGAGGCGGTGCCCGACCTGATCGTGTGCGTGGCCGATGCCACCAATCTGCGCCTGCATCTACGTTTCGTGCTGGAAGTGCGGCGCTTGGGGCTGCCTATGGTGCTGGCGCTGAACATGATGGACGCCGCCGCCCGCCGCGGCATCCGCATCGATGTGGCGGCACTGTCACAGCGGCTGGGGATGCCGGTCATCGAGACCGTGGCGGTCAAGCGTGGCGGTGCGCGCGCGCTGGTGGACGCCATCGATGTCAAGCAAGTGCCTGCTGCTGCGGCAGCGGTGCCGTCCATTGATGACCTGCACGTCGAGGTGCGCGCCATCCTGGCCGCGACCGTAGTGATGCCGGCTGCCACCGACCGCCGCGACGATGCGATCGACCGGATCGTCCTGCATCCGGTGCTGGGGCTGCTGGTGCTGGCGTTGACCATGTTCCTGGTATTCCAGGCCGTCTATGCCATCGGCAAGCCGATGACCGATGCCATTGCCGATGGCTTTGGCACCCTGGGTGGCGTGGTCGGTGCATGGTTGCCGGAAGGTCCGCTGCGCGGACTGGTGACCGATGGCCTGTTGGCCGGGCTGGGGACGGTGCTGGGTTTCCTGCCGCAGATCCTGGTGCTGTTTTTCTTCATCCTCTTGCTGGAAGAATCGGGCTACCTGCCGCGTGCGGCCTTCGTGCTGGACAAGCTGATGGTCTCGGTGGGTTTGTCGGGGCGTTCCTTCATTCCCCTGCTCTCCAGCTTCGCCTGTGCCATTCCGGGCATCATGGGGACGCGCAGTATCACCGATCCGCGGGACCGCCTCGCGACCATCCTGGTCGCGCCGCTGATGACCTGTTCGGCGCGCCTGCCGGTGTATGCGCTGCTGATCGGGGCCTTCATCCCGCATCATCCGGTGCTGGGCATCTTCAACCTGCAGGGGCTGGCGCTGTTCTGCCTGTATGTGGCGGGCATCGCGGCGGCCATGCTGGTAGCCTGGGTGGCCAAGCGCATCGGCCGTTCGCGCCAGGAGCGCGCGCTGTTGATGGAATTGCCCTCCTATCGCCTGCCGCACTGGCGCGATATCGCGCTGGGCCTGTGGGAACGCGGCGCGATCTTCTTGAAACGCCTGACCGGCGTGATGTTGGCGTTGACGGTACTGATGTGGGCCATCTGTACCTTCCCTTCCCCACCGGCCGATGCCACGCGGGCGGCCATCGACTATTCCATCGCCGGTTATATCGGCCATAGCCTGCAATACCTGTTTGCGCCGCTGGGCTTCAACTGGCAGATCAGCCTGTCGCTGATCCCGGCCTTCGCCGCGCGCGAAACCGCCGTGGCCACCTTGGCTACCGTCTATGCGGTCGGTGGCGAAGAAGGTGCAGCGCTGCAACAAGCGTTGGCGACGCATATCTCGCTGGCCAGCGCGCTGTCGCTGATGGTGTGGTTCGCCTTTGCGCCGCAGTGCATGTCGACGCTGGCCATCATCCGCCGCGAAACGCAATCCTGGCGCCTGGTGGCGCTCTCCTTCGGCTACATGTTCGTACTGGCCTACGTGGCGTCGTTCCTAACCTATCGCGTCGCAGGGTGGCTGGCATGAATCACTTATGGTGGCAATACGCGGTGATCGCCGCACTGGTGGCGGCCAGCCTGGGCTATATGCTGCGCAAGCTGGCCCCGGCCCTCAGTTGGCGCTGGCAGGCCAGGCTGGCAAGCTGGCTGTTGCGGCG is a window from the Herbaspirillum rubrisubalbicans genome containing:
- a CDS encoding FeoA family protein, producing MRLTELAKGVAAIVDHVTDAHAGDAVAARLRDLGFVRGEPVRIVASAPFGGDPIVVQIGSTRFALRRAEAERVTLQASDVQGMAA
- a CDS encoding zinc-dependent alcohol dehydrogenase family protein, with protein sequence MDQTMRRWRLHQFGKQHLQLETLPIEQPAPGQILVRVRAVALNYRDKMNIDSGSGGPQVQLPFTPASDMAGEVVAVGAGVRRFAPGARVISTFWGGWLDGHWPPQAVALGAPGPGMLAQYVLLDEDWAVAAPLTLSDAQASTLPCAGLTAWTALIEQGQLHAGQTVVLQGTGGVALFGLQLAAAQGARTIVISGDAGKLERALAMGATHGILRSLHPQWQHQVREMTQGRGADHVLELVGGENVERSLQALTQGGRLSLIGLLGDMRLQASSIPLLLGRQSIQGIGVGHRRALEDLVRAVDQLGLVPMVEQEYGFAELPEALAHLERGAFGKVVVRVDG
- a CDS encoding LysR family transcriptional regulator, with the translated sequence MDSFNGIAVFIQAVEAGSFIRAAQRLHLSRSAVGKSIARLEERLGVRLFLRNTRSQSLTEEGRAYYQRCLRALEELESGQALVAEGRCEPTGRVHISSPVLFGRMCVAPVLVELARRWPQLDITASFTDRRVDLVEEGVDLVLRSGPLPDTSHLVARKMGVQTMMLCASPQYLADHGRPRHFSDLARHHAILYGKTTGWPIRDEEGKVRMAPVTSRLHFDDLEAIAAATVAGAGLAHLPCWLISTHVKAGRLVKLMPEESFATIDMHLAWSPTRHLPLRIRTVIDALAAALPPLLGVGVPRSRRGRGR
- a CDS encoding glutamine amidotransferase; this encodes MKTALALRHVPNEDLGQLAPLLLGNGYQIRYVEVGVDALVDVSPLDADLVIVLGGPVAVYDSDAYPWLRAEVAWLRARMLEDLPTLGICLGAQLMAAALHARVYPGSCGKEIGWASLQPGQHLADSPWLREVVEQQTPVLHWHGDTFDLPAGARHLAASARYPHQAFAWGRHCLALQFHPEVDVRTVEHWLVSHAHEIAHTRDISVARLRADAQRHGPQFEAAMLRFWQGWLDSLPGQQHYITQRRRRA
- a CDS encoding DUF4148 domain-containing protein produces the protein MNTKNIAKNLFAGLLLSTAVGAAMAEAPYPAETQIVSTKSRAEVVAELQQARANGELLVTDQYPVDKPFVSTKTRAEVRAELQQARANGELLVSDQYPADKPFHSTLTRQQVQQELQQARSQGNAVSNAPDRSL
- the feoB gene encoding ferrous iron transporter B, whose translation is MNGAALNIALVGNPNCGKTALFNQLTGARQKVANYAGVTVERKSGAFTAPSGRQVRVVDLPGAYSLQSVSPDERVTQAVLQGRYPGEAVPDLIVCVADATNLRLHLRFVLEVRRLGLPMVLALNMMDAAARRGIRIDVAALSQRLGMPVIETVAVKRGGARALVDAIDVKQVPAAAAAVPSIDDLHVEVRAILAATVVMPAATDRRDDAIDRIVLHPVLGLLVLALTMFLVFQAVYAIGKPMTDAIADGFGTLGGVVGAWLPEGPLRGLVTDGLLAGLGTVLGFLPQILVLFFFILLLEESGYLPRAAFVLDKLMVSVGLSGRSFIPLLSSFACAIPGIMGTRSITDPRDRLATILVAPLMTCSARLPVYALLIGAFIPHHPVLGIFNLQGLALFCLYVAGIAAAMLVAWVAKRIGRSRQERALLMELPSYRLPHWRDIALGLWERGAIFLKRLTGVMLALTVLMWAICTFPSPPADATRAAIDYSIAGYIGHSLQYLFAPLGFNWQISLSLIPAFAARETAVATLATVYAVGGEEGAALQQALATHISLASALSLMVWFAFAPQCMSTLAIIRRETQSWRLVALSFGYMFVLAYVASFLTYRVAGWLA
- a CDS encoding mechanosensitive ion channel family protein — translated: MNLDLGFLYNMNEGPLRSGLIVLGVALLAMLLAIFLHRMGIALVRRLARGHPFTTTATTVTFNASRACVMLFMLRLVLAGAPDNTPGLTRISYLTSVAFILALTWFLMRCVKSVSLTVINLNPYDVADNLKARRILTQTRVLSRSAYFIIALLGLAFVLLTLPGARQFGASLLASAGVAGIVAGIAAKPVLGNFFAGLQIAFSQPIRIDDVLIVKGEWGRVEEITGTFVVVRIWDERRMIVPLQWFIENPFENWTHTSSTILGTVFLWLDFSVPTAAIRAEFERVCQTLPLWDGRVCVMHVTDASERTMQVRLLVSARDSGSAFDLRCQIREHMISFIATHYPDALPRLRADVSARNQPDALDTVIDGPPGEKTAD
- a CDS encoding DUF4148 domain-containing protein: MNTKNIAKNLFAGLLLTTAIGAAMAEAPYPAETRFTSTKTRADVIAELKQARANGELLVSDRDQEVKPVASTKTRDEVRAELVQARANGELSISNQ